GGGCACGATCCGCGCCGAGCTCGCCAGCTCCATCGAGGCCAACGCCGTGCACGGCTCCGACTCGCCGGAGTCCGCCGCCTTCGAGATCCCGTACTTCTTCTCCGGCCTCGAGATCCACCCGCGCTGACCCCGGACCGGTTCGCCGCGACGCTGGGCCGTCGCGAGCGCTGGTCGACTCGCGGCGCCGCCTTGCTGGCGGTCGTCGTCCTGCCGCTGCTCGGCGTGATGCTGGCCGCCCGCACCGGCGAGCCTCTCTGGCTGGTGCTCGGCGCGCCGCTCGCGCTCGGCTACCTGGTGATGTCCCGCTTCGCCCCCGTGGGCTACAGTCTGGCGCCGGGCGGCGTGCACGTGGAGCGGCGGGCCGGGCCGGTGGTGATCCCGTACCGGGACATCCGGGCCGTGGACCGCGCGCCTCGCCCCATCACCGGCCTCAGCGTCA
The DNA window shown above is from Candidatus Methylomirabilota bacterium and carries:
- a CDS encoding PH domain-containing protein, which gives rise to MLAVVVLPLLGVMLAARTGEPLWLVLGAPLALGYLVMSRFAPVGYSLAPGGVHVERRAGPVVIPYRDIRAVDRAPRPITGLSVMGSNGVFGRFGQFWNLRLGFYRLFVTDGRKIVWLQTAGGWVALSPDRPDEFVERLSGKIAG